One part of the Rutidosis leptorrhynchoides isolate AG116_Rl617_1_P2 chromosome 1, CSIRO_AGI_Rlap_v1, whole genome shotgun sequence genome encodes these proteins:
- the LOC139844825 gene encoding uncharacterized protein, translating into MAIARIRSRLSSSPAQPPSPMPNSRANPQFNNYVDKLKNIPEFDQLEDMNRIPIAEVEYRLIKSKDKNSIQRMLDCAIKHGIFKVSGHGIAPEELQMAFNEAEFCFGLLAERWSRDGDREEFSWSRSAMVAAERRRDVKSSEEFQMFRQKMDSIATKLEGIAKDVAQIMGSNGGKQPRKKIKENETRMVLFKHSNSSLQPHTPRSSHTPRSLDGSSRRDSAAFALSLHIPTEFGEFRLLSEEGPFSFRTSPNTIVFTLGEQVEEWSYGEYNSAMGEINIEPDVQEDKGAYSIELKCSPSILNEVVDKNESISITDQIIFVVIVAIVYKLFSYLLSQS; encoded by the exons ATGGCCATTGCCCGAATTCGGAGTCGTTTGTCGTCATCACCGGCCCAACCACCATCTCCCATGCCCAATTCTCGAGCCAACCCTCAATTCAACAATTACGTCGATAAATTGAAAAACATTCCTGAATTTGATCAGCTAGAGGATATGAATCGAATACCAATTGCTGAAGTGGAATATCGGTTGATTAAATCGAAAGATAAGAATTCAATTCAACGAATGTTGGATTGTGCGATTAAGCACGGTATATTTAAGGTTAGTGGACATGGGATCGCACCTGAAGAGCTGCAAATGGCGTTTAATGAAGCAGAGTTTTGTTTTGGATTGTTGGCCGAACGATGGAGTCGTGATGGTGATCGTGAGGAGTTTTCGTGGTCCAGATCTGCTATGGTTGCAGCCGAAAGACGGCGAGATGTTAAGAGTTCCGAGGAATTTCAGATGTTTAG ACAAAAAATGGATAGTATTGCTACAAAGCTTGAAGGAATTGCAAAAGATGTTGCTCAGATAATGGGAAGCAATGGAGGCAAGCAACCTCGAAAGAAAATAAAGGAAAACGAAACGCGAATGGTATTGTTCAAGCATAGTAACTCGTCTCTTCAACCTCACACGCCACGTTCATCTCACACTCCACGTTCATTGGATGGGTCTAGTAGACGGGACTCAGCCGCATTTGCTCTCAGCCTTCATATCCCTACAGAGTTCGGAGAATTTCGTCTTTTGTCTGAGGAAGGACCATTTTCATTCCGCACCAGCCCAAACACTATTGTCTTTACCCTTGGTGAACAAGTCGAG GAATGGAGCTATGGAGAGTACAACTCTGCAATGGGGGAGATAAACATAGAACCAGATGTGCAAGAAGATAAAGGGGCATACTCCATTGAACTCAAATGCTCACCTTCAATTCTGAATGAAGTTGTTGACAAAAATGAAAGTATCTCCATAACTGATCAGATCATCTTTGTAGTCATAGTTGCCATAGTTTACAAATTGTTTTCCTATTTGCTTTCTCAAAGTTAA